ATCCCAAAATTTCCAGGTGCCAGGCACCTGGAAATTTTTGTTTACTTCTTCATCTTTACTTCGTTTTATTTGAATGTATAAGACAATAAAAAAGGGCAATACTATGTTTGTATACAACCTAGTATTCCCCCTTTCGGCAAAGTGGAGCATTTTTAGCGACACTTTGCTTTTTTCTTTTATCCACGTTGACGGTTATCGTTTTTTCATGTCAGTTAACAGCTGACTGATCCTATCGATGGCTTCCTCTAATTGACTCATTGATGTCGCATAGGAACAGCGAAGATGTCCTGCTCCACCTGCACCGAATACATCTCCAGGTACAGCTGCGACTTGTTTTTCTAATAAGAGTTTTTCTGCAAATTGTTCGGAAGTTAACCCCGTCTCTTTTATCGATGGGAATGCGTAAAAAGCTCCTCCTGGCATAGGGCACTCCAAACCTATTTCACTCAATGATTGAACAAAAAAGTTTCGTCGCTGCCTGTAACTTACAATCATCTCATTCATTTCATCTCTCCCGTGCAATAAGGCTTCCAATGCGGCATGCTGTGCCATCGTTGAAGCGCACATCATCGAAAATTGATGAATTTTCAGCATTTCTTTTGCGTATAACTCTGGGGCTGTCACAAAGCCAACTCTCCACCCTGTCATCGCAAAAGATTTAGAAAACCCTGAGATTAAAATCGTTCGATCCCGCATACCTTCAAGAGCAGGGATGCTGATATGTTCATCATCATATGTGAGCTCAGCATAAATTTCGTCAGAATAAACGACTAAATCATGCTTTTTTACAACACTGGCTACAGATTCTAACTCAGCCTTGTTCATCGTTGCTCCTGTTGGGTTATTCGGATAAGAAATCAATATGCCTTTTGTTTTTGACGTCACTCGTTTTTCAATTTCTTCAGGCAATACTTTAAAATCGTCTTCAATTTTTGTCGGAACAGGAATAGGATTCCCTCCTGCTAAAGTTACGACTGGGGCATAAGAAACAAAACATGGTTCAACAATCAATACTTCATCCCCAGGGTCTATCGTTGAACGAATGGCTAAATCGATCCCTTCACTGGCTCCAACGGTT
The Bacillus shivajii DNA segment above includes these coding regions:
- a CDS encoding aminotransferase, producing the protein MTVSNKAHQPKLSQVVKKIQPSGIRRFFDLASTMDNVISLGVGEPDFSTPWNVTEASISSLERGHTSYTANAGMIELREAIADYLTERFHTHYNPESEIVVTVGASEGIDLAIRSTIDPGDEVLIVEPCFVSYAPVVTLAGGNPIPVPTKIEDDFKVLPEEIEKRVTSKTKGILISYPNNPTGATMNKAELESVASVVKKHDLVVYSDEIYAELTYDDEHISIPALEGMRDRTILISGFSKSFAMTGWRVGFVTAPELYAKEMLKIHQFSMMCASTMAQHAALEALLHGRDEMNEMIVSYRQRRNFFVQSLSEIGLECPMPGGAFYAFPSIKETGLTSEQFAEKLLLEKQVAAVPGDVFGAGGAGHLRCSYATSMSQLEEAIDRISQLLTDMKKR